The following are encoded together in the Dickeya lacustris genome:
- the lepA gene encoding translation elongation factor 4, giving the protein MKHIRNFSIIAHIDHGKSTLSDRIIQICGGLSEREMEAQVLDSMDLERERGITIKAQSVTLDFKASDGQVYQLNFIDTPGHVDFSYEVSRSLAACEGALLVVDAGQGVEAQTLANCYTALEMDLEVVPVLNKIDLPAADPDRVSQEIEDIVGIDATDAVRCSAKTGVGVPDVLERLVREIPAPQGDPEAPLQALIIDSWFDNYLGVVSLIRIKNGTLRKGDKVKVMSTGQVYNAERLGIFTPKQLDRDVLQCGEVGWLVCAIKDILGAPVGDTLTLARKPAETPLPGFKKVKPQVYAGLFPISSDDYEAFRDALGKLSLNDASLFYEPESSTALGFGFRCGFLGLLHMEIIQERLEREYDLDLITTAPTVVYEVKTTSNEIVYVDSPSKLPPVNNIEELREPIAECHMLLPQEYLGNVITLCVEKRGVQTNMVYHGNQVALTYDIPMAEVVLDFFDRLKSTSRGYASLDYGFKRFQASDMVRVDVLINGERVDALALITHRDNSMYRGRDLVEKMKDLIPRQQFDIAIQAAIGNHIIARSTVKQLRKNVLAKCYGGDVSRKKKLLQKQKDGKKRMKQVGNVELPQEAFLAILHVGKESK; this is encoded by the coding sequence ATGAAGCATATACGAAATTTCTCCATTATTGCTCACATCGACCACGGTAAGTCGACGCTCTCTGACCGCATTATTCAAATTTGCGGTGGTTTGTCTGAACGGGAAATGGAGGCGCAAGTGCTGGACTCCATGGATCTGGAGCGCGAGCGCGGTATTACGATTAAGGCACAAAGCGTTACGCTGGATTTTAAGGCCTCTGATGGTCAGGTCTATCAGTTGAACTTCATCGATACCCCAGGGCACGTTGACTTCTCTTATGAGGTTTCACGTTCACTGGCGGCCTGTGAAGGGGCGTTGCTGGTGGTGGATGCCGGACAGGGCGTAGAGGCTCAAACGCTGGCTAACTGCTACACCGCGCTTGAAATGGATCTGGAAGTGGTGCCGGTTCTGAACAAAATTGACCTGCCAGCCGCCGATCCCGATCGTGTAAGCCAGGAAATTGAAGATATCGTCGGGATTGATGCGACTGACGCTGTGCGTTGTTCCGCTAAAACCGGCGTTGGGGTGCCTGATGTTCTCGAGCGTCTGGTGCGGGAAATTCCAGCGCCGCAAGGCGACCCGGAAGCACCGTTACAGGCGCTTATCATCGACTCCTGGTTTGATAATTATCTGGGCGTGGTTTCGCTTATCCGTATTAAGAACGGTACGCTGCGTAAAGGCGATAAAGTTAAAGTGATGAGCACCGGTCAGGTGTATAACGCCGAACGTTTGGGTATTTTTACGCCGAAACAGCTTGATCGCGATGTATTACAATGCGGCGAAGTGGGCTGGTTGGTATGCGCCATCAAAGACATTCTGGGTGCCCCGGTGGGGGATACGTTAACGCTGGCGCGTAAACCCGCTGAGACGCCGCTGCCCGGATTCAAAAAAGTAAAACCTCAGGTTTATGCCGGGCTGTTCCCGATAAGCTCTGATGATTACGAAGCATTTCGTGATGCACTAGGCAAACTGAGCCTGAATGACGCCTCGCTGTTTTATGAGCCAGAGAGTTCAACCGCATTGGGCTTCGGTTTCCGCTGTGGTTTCTTGGGGCTTTTGCACATGGAGATCATTCAGGAGCGCCTGGAGCGTGAATATGATCTTGACCTTATTACGACGGCCCCGACGGTGGTGTATGAGGTGAAGACGACCAGCAATGAGATTGTCTACGTCGATAGTCCATCCAAATTGCCGCCGGTCAACAACATTGAAGAGTTGCGTGAGCCGATAGCTGAATGTCATATGCTGTTGCCGCAAGAGTACCTCGGCAACGTGATTACCCTGTGTGTGGAAAAACGCGGTGTGCAGACCAATATGGTCTATCACGGTAATCAGGTTGCGTTGACGTATGACATTCCGATGGCAGAAGTGGTGCTCGACTTCTTTGACCGCCTCAAATCGACATCGCGTGGTTATGCATCATTGGATTACGGCTTTAAGCGTTTCCAGGCGTCCGATATGGTGCGTGTTGACGTACTGATCAATGGCGAACGCGTGGATGCGTTGGCGCTTATCACGCACCGCGATAACTCGATGTATCGTGGCCGTGATCTGGTAGAGAAAATGAAAGACCTGATCCCGCGTCAGCAGTTTGACATTGCGATTCAGGCGGCAATTGGCAACCACATTATCGCCCGTTCCACCGTGAAACAGCTGCGTAAGAACGTGCTGGCGAAGTGCTATGGCGGTGACGTTAGCCGTAAGAAAAAACTGCTGCAAAAACAGAAGGACGGGAAGAAGCGCATGAAGCAGGTAGGGAACGTTGAACTGCCGCAGGAAGCGTTTTTAGCCATTCTGCATGTCGGCAAAGAAAGCAAATAA
- the rseA gene encoding anti-sigma-E factor RseA, with amino-acid sequence MQKEKLSALMDGEVVEQGVLGALLSDEKLQQDWQRYHLVRDTLRGDVSESLMHVDIAARVAAALEHEPVQFNPKAVPESQPHPRSWQALPFWNSIRPLAGHLAQIGIAACVSLAVIVGVQHYQQNNAVSDSGVAENTPALGTLPVMGSGGSASPVSLSVPAENSVAHAGQRQMQAQHERINALLQDYELQRRVHSDQLQLQQQGGQQQAAVQVPGTQSLGIQPQ; translated from the coding sequence ATGCAGAAAGAGAAACTTTCCGCTTTGATGGATGGTGAGGTTGTTGAGCAGGGTGTGCTTGGCGCACTACTGAGCGACGAGAAATTGCAGCAGGACTGGCAGCGTTATCATCTGGTACGCGATACGTTGCGTGGTGATGTCAGCGAATCGCTGATGCATGTCGATATTGCCGCGCGCGTAGCGGCAGCCCTTGAGCACGAGCCGGTTCAATTCAACCCGAAAGCCGTACCGGAATCCCAACCTCATCCTCGTAGCTGGCAGGCGTTGCCGTTCTGGAATTCGATTCGCCCTCTGGCCGGTCATTTGGCCCAGATTGGTATTGCGGCCTGTGTTTCGCTGGCAGTGATTGTCGGGGTTCAGCACTACCAGCAAAATAACGCCGTCAGCGACAGTGGCGTGGCGGAAAATACGCCGGCATTAGGAACGTTGCCAGTGATGGGGAGCGGCGGTTCGGCATCGCCGGTTAGCCTGAGTGTACCTGCTGAAAACAGCGTAGCGCACGCGGGGCAGCGCCAGATGCAGGCGCAACACGAGCGCATCAATGCGTTGTTGCAGGATTATGAGTTGCAGCGTCGGGTGCATTCTGATCAGCTTCAATTGCAACAGCAAGGGGGCCAGCAACAGGCCGCCGTTCAGGTTCCCGGAACCCAGTCATTAGGAATTCAACCGCAGTAA
- the rseC gene encoding SoxR-reducing system protein RseC, whose product MIKEWATVESWQDGVVVLRCEQQSGCQGCQSRSSCGNGVLSKVGGPVVHQLSLRYPHPLQPGQRVEIGLAEASLLRSAMLVYLVPLLGLMLGAMLFQYWLTSELAAVTGALLGISVSFGLLKYFSPSMANNPRYQPVILQVALVTEPRSAQHTGVAAS is encoded by the coding sequence ATGATTAAAGAGTGGGCGACGGTCGAGTCATGGCAAGATGGCGTTGTCGTTTTACGCTGTGAACAGCAGTCTGGCTGCCAGGGATGTCAATCGCGCTCTTCGTGTGGAAACGGCGTGTTAAGTAAAGTGGGTGGCCCGGTTGTACATCAGCTGTCGCTGCGCTATCCACATCCATTACAGCCTGGCCAGCGTGTCGAAATCGGATTGGCTGAGGCCAGCTTGTTGCGCTCTGCCATGCTGGTGTATCTGGTGCCGTTACTTGGCTTGATGCTGGGTGCAATGCTGTTTCAATACTGGCTGACCAGCGAGCTTGCTGCCGTGACTGGCGCTCTTCTTGGGATTAGCGTGAGTTTTGGCCTGCTAAAGTATTTTTCACCATCAATGGCGAACAATCCACGCTATCAGCCGGTTATCTTGCAAGTCGCCCTGGTGACAGAACCGCGCAGCGCACAGCACACAGGTGTAGCTGCCTCATGA
- the nadB gene encoding L-aspartate oxidase, with amino-acid sequence MNDSSTAYQCDVLIIGSGAAGLSLALRLASHASVLVLSKGPLSESATFYAQGGIAAVFDETDSIEAHIEDTLIAGDGLCDRHAVSFIARNARPCVQWLIDQGVLFDTETAPHGEARYHLTREGGHSHRRILHAADATGKAVETTLVSKARQHPNITLLERCNAVDLITSSKLGLPGHKRVVGAYIWNRERERVEACAAKTVVLATGGAAKVYQYTTNPDISSGDGIAMAWRAGCRVANMEFNQFHPTCLYHPQARNFLLTEALRGEGAFLKRPDGSRFMPEFDARAELAPRDVVARAIDHEMKRLGADCMYLDISHKPADFIRQHFPTIYEKLLSLGIDLTREAVPIVPAAHYTCGGVVVDEQGRTDLDGLYAIGEVSYTGLHGANRMASNSLLECLVYGWSASEDILRCLAEKTAVNTLPEWDESQVEDSDEKVVIQHNWHELRLFMWDYVGIVRTTKRLERALRRIQLLQQEIHEYYAHFRISNNLLELRNLAQVAELIVRCALARKESRGLHYTLDYPEKAENPQPTILHP; translated from the coding sequence ATGAACGACTCTTCCACAGCGTATCAATGTGACGTCCTGATTATCGGTAGCGGCGCAGCTGGCCTCTCTCTGGCTCTGCGGCTGGCCTCTCACGCCAGCGTTTTAGTGCTAAGTAAAGGCCCGCTAAGTGAAAGCGCAACCTTCTATGCCCAAGGCGGTATTGCTGCGGTGTTTGATGAAACGGACAGTATTGAGGCGCATATCGAAGACACGCTGATTGCCGGAGATGGCTTATGCGATCGTCATGCGGTCTCGTTTATAGCCCGAAACGCTCGCCCGTGCGTGCAGTGGCTTATCGATCAGGGCGTCTTGTTCGATACAGAAACCGCGCCACACGGCGAAGCACGCTACCATCTAACGCGCGAAGGCGGTCATAGCCATCGCCGTATTCTGCATGCTGCTGATGCCACTGGCAAAGCGGTGGAAACCACGTTGGTCAGCAAAGCGCGCCAGCATCCCAACATCACGCTGCTGGAGCGCTGTAATGCCGTCGATCTTATCACGTCCAGCAAGCTCGGCCTGCCGGGTCATAAACGGGTTGTCGGTGCTTATATTTGGAACCGTGAACGCGAACGGGTAGAAGCCTGCGCCGCTAAAACGGTGGTGCTGGCTACCGGCGGTGCCGCCAAAGTGTATCAATACACCACGAACCCTGATATCTCCTCGGGTGATGGCATCGCAATGGCCTGGCGCGCTGGCTGCCGTGTTGCCAACATGGAATTTAATCAATTTCACCCAACCTGCCTTTACCACCCGCAGGCGCGTAATTTCCTACTGACGGAAGCGCTACGCGGCGAAGGCGCATTTCTGAAACGGCCGGATGGCAGCCGCTTTATGCCGGAGTTTGATGCGCGGGCCGAGCTGGCGCCGCGCGATGTGGTCGCCCGGGCTATCGACCATGAAATGAAGCGGCTGGGCGCAGACTGTATGTATCTGGATATCAGCCACAAACCGGCTGATTTTATTAGGCAACATTTTCCAACTATCTATGAAAAACTGCTGTCACTGGGTATTGATTTAACGCGTGAAGCGGTGCCTATTGTGCCTGCGGCACATTACACCTGTGGCGGCGTCGTCGTCGATGAGCAAGGCCGAACCGACCTTGACGGCCTGTATGCCATCGGCGAGGTCAGCTATACCGGCTTGCACGGTGCTAACCGCATGGCCTCCAACTCGCTGCTCGAATGCCTGGTGTACGGTTGGTCAGCCAGTGAGGATATTCTGCGTTGTTTAGCGGAAAAAACCGCTGTGAACACGTTGCCGGAGTGGGATGAAAGCCAGGTGGAAGACTCAGATGAAAAGGTGGTGATTCAACATAACTGGCACGAATTGCGGCTATTTATGTGGGACTACGTCGGCATTGTGCGCACCACAAAGCGGCTAGAGCGTGCGTTACGGCGCATTCAACTATTACAGCAAGAGATTCATGAATATTACGCACACTTTCGCATTTCCAATAATCTGCTGGAATTGCGTAACCTGGCGCAGGTGGCTGAATTAATCGTTCGTTGCGCGCTGGCGCGTAAAGAGAGCCGAGGGTTGCACTATACGCTCGATTACCCGGAAAAAGCTGAGAATCCGCAGCCGACGATCCTTCATCCCTGA
- the lepB gene encoding signal peptidase I: MANMFALILALATLVTGLVWCLERFKWAPARRAKAAAVSQQAGSIDDNGLKQPSWVETVASVFPVLALVFVVRSFILEPFQIPSGSMMPTLLIGDFILVEKFAYGIKDPITQTTLIETGHPQRGDIVVFKYPENPRLDYIKRAVGLPGDRVSYDPIAKQVTIQPGCGDKPACNSALAVTYSNVEPSDFVQTFSGAGREMSSGFYQIPVGQKSEGIRMAIRQESLGEVNHPILSVPGAQDQLGLYYQQARQPLGSWVVPAGHYFMMGDNRDNSADSRYWGFVPERNLVGKATAIWMSFEKQEGEWPTGVRLSRIGSIH; encoded by the coding sequence ATGGCCAATATGTTCGCCCTGATTTTGGCACTGGCAACGCTGGTGACAGGTTTGGTCTGGTGTCTTGAGCGCTTTAAGTGGGCACCAGCCCGGCGTGCCAAAGCCGCTGCGGTCAGCCAGCAGGCGGGGAGTATCGATGACAATGGTCTGAAACAACCCAGTTGGGTTGAGACTGTCGCGTCGGTGTTTCCGGTGCTGGCGCTGGTGTTTGTGGTGCGTTCTTTCATTCTTGAACCGTTCCAGATTCCGTCGGGTTCGATGATGCCAACCTTATTAATAGGCGACTTCATTTTGGTGGAGAAATTTGCCTATGGCATCAAAGATCCCATCACGCAAACCACGTTAATTGAAACGGGGCACCCGCAGCGCGGCGATATCGTGGTGTTTAAATATCCAGAAAATCCGCGCCTTGATTACATTAAGCGAGCGGTGGGTTTACCGGGCGATCGCGTCAGCTACGATCCAATCGCCAAACAGGTCACTATCCAGCCAGGATGCGGTGATAAACCCGCGTGTAACAGCGCGCTGGCTGTCACTTATAGCAATGTTGAACCCAGTGACTTCGTGCAGACATTCAGTGGCGCTGGCCGTGAGATGAGCAGCGGTTTCTATCAGATTCCTGTGGGTCAGAAAAGTGAAGGCATTCGCATGGCGATACGCCAGGAATCATTGGGCGAGGTTAATCACCCTATTCTGTCGGTGCCTGGCGCACAGGATCAATTAGGGCTTTATTATCAGCAAGCGCGTCAACCGCTGGGAAGCTGGGTTGTTCCTGCCGGGCATTATTTCATGATGGGAGATAATCGTGATAATAGCGCTGATAGCCGATATTGGGGATTTGTGCCTGAGCGTAATCTGGTAGGGAAAGCGACCGCTATCTGGATGAGCTTTGAAAAACAGGAAGGCGAGTGGCCAACGGGTGTGCGATTGAGCCGAATTGGCAGCATTCATTAA
- the rseB gene encoding sigma-E factor regulatory protein RseB, translated as MKRFWLAASLLLSGLSYSSLAPASDSGALLQQMSTVGRSLAYEIYYINVSRQGVESLRYRHAQQDGETFAELVHLDGPKREVIQRGNDISYFESDAEPFTLSGDHIVDALPALIFADIARLAAYYDFIPTGRIRLADRQGDVVRVVSRDGTRFSYIVCLDAESRLPLRVDLLDQSGELLEQYRAISITVDPSVAAAMKPMDKVGSPPLLSVPVNSTADFNWVAEWLPVGMEEVSRSQRPLPGVTGLAESRFYSDGLFSFSVNVSPLGENHPDQNASLGRKSIHTEVRDNREITVIGELPLVTAKRIADNVIFKVQQ; from the coding sequence ATGAAGCGCTTTTGGTTGGCCGCCAGTCTATTGCTGAGTGGCCTGTCTTATTCCTCCCTCGCCCCGGCAAGTGATTCCGGGGCGTTGTTGCAGCAAATGAGTACCGTTGGACGTTCTCTGGCGTACGAAATTTACTACATCAATGTCTCACGGCAAGGTGTTGAGTCGCTCCGCTATCGTCACGCGCAGCAAGATGGTGAAACATTTGCAGAGCTGGTTCACTTGGATGGCCCGAAACGTGAGGTTATCCAGCGCGGAAACGATATCAGTTATTTTGAGTCGGACGCCGAGCCTTTTACCCTATCCGGCGATCACATTGTTGATGCATTACCGGCACTGATTTTTGCCGACATTGCGCGGTTAGCGGCCTATTACGACTTCATTCCAACCGGCCGTATCCGTCTTGCCGATCGTCAGGGGGATGTGGTGCGTGTGGTATCCCGTGATGGTACGCGTTTTAGTTACATCGTTTGTCTTGATGCGGAGTCGCGTTTGCCGCTGCGGGTTGATTTACTCGATCAAAGTGGCGAGCTGCTTGAGCAGTATCGCGCTATTTCTATCACAGTTGATCCGAGTGTGGCGGCAGCGATGAAGCCGATGGACAAAGTAGGCTCACCGCCGTTACTGAGTGTGCCGGTGAATTCGACGGCGGATTTTAACTGGGTGGCTGAATGGCTGCCTGTAGGGATGGAAGAGGTATCGAGAAGTCAGCGCCCGCTCCCCGGTGTGACAGGACTTGCCGAATCGCGCTTTTACAGCGATGGGCTGTTTAGTTTTTCAGTCAATGTCAGCCCGCTTGGGGAGAACCATCCTGATCAAAACGCCTCGTTGGGGCGTAAGTCTATACATACTGAAGTCCGGGATAATCGTGAAATTACTGTTATTGGCGAGCTGCCTTTGGTGACAGCGAAACGCATTGCCGATAACGTCATCTTTAAGGTGCAACAATGA
- the rpoE gene encoding RNA polymerase sigma factor RpoE, producing the protein MSEQLADQVLVERVQKGDSKAFNLLVVRYQHKVASLVSRYVPAGDVPDVAQESFIKAYRALESFRGESAFYTWLYRIAVNTAKNYLVAQGRRPPSSDVDANDAENYDNASALKEISNPENLMLSEELRRIVFHTIESLPEDLRLAITLRELDGLSYEEIADIMDCPVGTVRSRIFRAREAIDNKVQPLIQR; encoded by the coding sequence ATGAGCGAGCAGTTAGCGGATCAGGTGCTGGTTGAGCGAGTACAAAAAGGCGACAGCAAAGCATTTAATTTACTGGTCGTCCGCTACCAGCATAAAGTGGCGAGCCTGGTGTCGCGTTATGTCCCTGCCGGGGACGTACCTGATGTCGCGCAAGAGTCATTTATTAAAGCTTATCGCGCCCTTGAATCCTTTCGAGGCGAGAGTGCTTTTTATACCTGGCTGTACCGCATTGCCGTCAATACGGCAAAGAATTATCTGGTGGCCCAGGGGCGACGCCCTCCGTCGAGCGATGTTGATGCCAATGATGCTGAAAATTATGACAATGCCAGCGCATTGAAAGAAATATCGAACCCTGAGAACTTAATGTTGTCTGAGGAGTTACGACGGATCGTTTTCCATACTATCGAGTCATTGCCTGAAGATTTACGCCTGGCAATCACGTTGCGTGAACTGGATGGGTTGAGCTATGAGGAAATTGCCGACATCATGGATTGCCCGGTCGGTACTGTCCGTTCGCGAATATTCCGCGCACGGGAAGCGATTGATAACAAAGTGCAACCGCTTATTCAGCGTTAG
- the rnc gene encoding ribonuclease III, whose translation MNPILINRLQKKLGYTFQQYDLLLQALTHRSASSKHNERLEFLGDSILSFVIANALYHRFPRVDEGDMSRMRATLVRGNTLAEIAREFELGECLRLGPGELKSGGFRRESILADTVEALIGGVFLDSNIQTVERMILKWYQTRLDEISPGDKQKDPKTRLQEFLQGRHLPLPTYLVVQVRGEAHDQEFTIHCQVSGVSEPVVGTGSSRRKAEQAAAEQALKKLELE comes from the coding sequence ATGAACCCCATCCTGATAAATCGTTTACAAAAAAAGCTGGGCTATACTTTCCAACAATATGATCTTTTATTGCAGGCACTGACACACCGTAGCGCCAGCAGTAAACATAATGAACGGCTGGAGTTCCTCGGTGATTCCATCCTGAGTTTTGTCATAGCTAATGCGTTGTACCACCGTTTTCCCCGCGTTGACGAAGGCGATATGAGCCGAATGCGTGCAACGTTGGTTCGGGGGAATACACTGGCTGAAATTGCCCGGGAATTTGAATTGGGTGAATGTTTGCGCCTTGGCCCCGGTGAATTAAAAAGCGGTGGTTTTCGGCGTGAATCCATTTTGGCGGATACCGTTGAAGCGCTCATCGGCGGCGTATTTCTGGACAGTAACATCCAGACTGTCGAGCGTATGATTTTAAAATGGTATCAAACCCGTTTGGATGAGATTAGCCCGGGCGATAAACAAAAAGATCCGAAAACCCGTTTGCAGGAATTTCTGCAAGGACGCCATTTACCGTTACCCACCTATTTAGTGGTGCAGGTGCGTGGTGAGGCGCACGATCAGGAATTTACCATTCATTGCCAGGTCAGCGGGGTTAGCGAGCCGGTAGTGGGTACCGGGTCAAGTCGTCGTAAAGCTGAACAGGCTGCGGCGGAACAGGCCCTGAAAAAGCTGGAGCTTGAATGA
- the trmN gene encoding tRNA(1)(Val) (adenine(37)-N(6))-methyltransferase TrmN yields the protein MSSQHTPARRAGGFTFKQFFVAHDRCAMKVGTDGVLLGAWTPLCDESRVLDIGCGSGLIALMLAQRSDDHVLIDGVELDGAASQQARENVAASAWAHRINIHQQDIQHYAAQTMSRYSLIVSNPPYFSPGVPCGDEQRAAARYTTTLPHQTLLQSAERLLLSEGRFCLVLPIQVAQPFVTLAQQRGWYAGQWVDVADNPSRPFNRVLLTLVREPVTLTRATLVIRDEPRQYSAPFRALTQAFYLSM from the coding sequence ATGTCCTCGCAGCATACACCGGCACGTCGCGCCGGGGGATTTACTTTCAAACAGTTTTTTGTCGCCCACGATCGCTGTGCCATGAAAGTGGGCACAGATGGCGTGTTATTAGGTGCCTGGACGCCTTTGTGCGATGAGTCTCGGGTTTTGGATATCGGCTGCGGATCGGGGTTGATCGCTTTGATGCTGGCGCAGCGCAGCGATGATCATGTGCTGATTGATGGCGTTGAGCTGGATGGTGCGGCCAGTCAGCAGGCGCGTGAAAATGTTGCTGCATCTGCGTGGGCGCACCGAATAAACATTCATCAGCAGGATATCCAGCACTATGCGGCGCAAACGATGTCACGTTATTCGTTGATTGTCAGTAACCCGCCCTATTTTTCACCCGGCGTGCCTTGTGGTGATGAACAACGTGCAGCCGCTCGTTACACCACGACACTACCTCATCAGACACTGTTGCAGTCGGCAGAGCGTTTACTGCTCTCTGAAGGGCGATTTTGTCTGGTGCTGCCGATACAGGTGGCGCAGCCTTTCGTGACGTTAGCACAGCAGCGTGGCTGGTATGCCGGGCAGTGGGTTGACGTTGCGGATAACCCCTCGCGTCCGTTCAATCGGGTGTTGCTTACGCTCGTTCGTGAACCGGTAACGTTAACACGCGCTACGCTGGTGATTCGGGATGAACCACGACAATACTCAGCGCCGTTTCGGGCGCTAACGCAGGCGTTTTATCTGTCGATGTAA
- the era gene encoding GTPase Era, which produces MSEEQTYCGFVAIVGRPNVGKSTLLNQLLGQKVSITSRKPQTTRHRIMGIHTEGPYQAIYVDTPGLHIEEKRAINRLMNRAASSSIGDVELIVFVVEGTHWTDDDEMVVNKLRDQKTPVLLAINKVDNVTDKTKLLPHIQMLSEKMNFLDVVPISAEKGTNVDTIASIVRKHLPQAIHHFPEDYITDRSQRFMASEIIREKLMRFLGEELPYSVTVEIERFVANERGGYDINGLILVEREGQKKMVIGNKGSKIKTIGIEARQDMEQMFEAKVHLELWVKVKSGWADDERALRSLGYIDDL; this is translated from the coding sequence ATGAGCGAAGAACAGACCTACTGCGGCTTTGTCGCGATTGTTGGCCGACCGAACGTTGGCAAATCTACCCTGCTGAACCAATTGCTGGGGCAAAAGGTGTCCATCACCTCCCGCAAACCGCAGACAACCCGTCACCGTATTATGGGTATTCACACCGAAGGGCCCTATCAGGCCATCTATGTCGATACCCCGGGGCTGCACATCGAAGAGAAGCGCGCGATTAACCGCCTGATGAACCGTGCGGCCAGCAGTTCAATCGGTGATGTGGAACTGATCGTCTTCGTGGTGGAAGGCACCCACTGGACTGATGATGATGAAATGGTAGTGAACAAGCTGCGCGATCAGAAAACGCCGGTGCTGTTGGCTATCAATAAAGTGGATAACGTCACAGATAAAACGAAGCTGTTGCCACATATCCAAATGTTGAGTGAAAAGATGAATTTCCTCGATGTGGTGCCTATCTCTGCGGAAAAGGGCACGAATGTCGATACCATTGCGTCGATTGTGCGTAAGCATCTGCCACAGGCCATTCACCATTTCCCGGAAGACTATATCACCGACCGTTCGCAGCGTTTCATGGCATCGGAAATCATTCGCGAAAAGCTGATGCGTTTTCTGGGCGAAGAGCTGCCGTATTCGGTGACGGTGGAAATTGAGCGGTTTGTCGCTAACGAACGTGGCGGTTACGACATCAATGGCCTGATTCTGGTTGAGCGTGAAGGTCAGAAAAAGATGGTGATTGGTAACAAAGGCAGCAAAATTAAAACCATCGGTATCGAAGCGCGTCAGGATATGGAACAGATGTTTGAGGCTAAAGTGCATCTGGAATTGTGGGTGAAAGTGAAATCTGGCTGGGCGGACGATGAGCGTGCGCTGCGTAGCCTGGGTTACATTGACGACCTGTAA